One part of the Arthrobacter sp. EM1 genome encodes these proteins:
- a CDS encoding serine/threonine-protein kinase codes for MSSKRPVAPPPVIPGFNYISLLGSGGFSDVYLYGQERPRRNVAVKVLLSDLKTEGARRRFESEANLMAQLSSHPYIVTIFEAEITDAGHSYLAMEYCSRPSLDVRYRRQPFSVDEVLAVGIQVASAVETAHRAGIAHRDIKPANILVTDYNRPALTDFGISGTLAGDSDEDAGMSIPWSPPEQFTGHHVDGVLVDVWALGATLYTLLAGRSPFVLPGADNSQRELISRITNLPVPKLGRADVPESLELALATAMAKAAPSRYSSAHAFALALQRIQAELNLSVTPFEVLEEPRAEENHPDDGFEETRVRSVAAIDPDATGNTPTFPARFGGADTSSTVDNATTFNNATIHRPPALPAFEAPVTGAAEGAAAPEDDLAATVNRSSTAPAASPNDGAEAHPAGHGRRTLLLSIVGGTVLVAAAVLGIVASTTGSEPAPKATDQVSKPPADALDNGTVPDVTALAGVAGAAGKVSFTWTNPQPKPGDSYKWRVHTLKGDGDYQSSAGPAAEIAANPAEPSCIQVMIVRTDGASSPLGPDSIACVSK; via the coding sequence GTGAGCTCCAAACGGCCGGTAGCCCCGCCGCCGGTGATTCCGGGCTTCAATTACATCAGCCTGCTCGGCTCCGGCGGATTCTCCGACGTCTATCTCTACGGGCAGGAGCGGCCGCGCCGCAATGTCGCCGTCAAGGTACTGCTTTCGGACCTGAAGACCGAGGGTGCCCGCCGCCGCTTCGAATCCGAAGCAAACTTGATGGCGCAGTTGTCCTCGCACCCTTACATCGTGACGATCTTCGAAGCCGAAATCACCGACGCCGGGCATTCCTACCTCGCGATGGAGTACTGCTCGCGGCCCAGCCTGGACGTCCGCTACCGTCGGCAGCCCTTCAGCGTGGACGAGGTGCTCGCAGTCGGCATCCAGGTGGCGTCCGCCGTCGAGACCGCCCACCGGGCCGGGATAGCGCACCGCGACATCAAGCCGGCGAACATCCTCGTCACCGACTACAACCGGCCGGCCCTGACTGACTTCGGGATCTCCGGAACCCTCGCCGGCGACTCGGACGAGGACGCCGGCATGTCCATCCCGTGGTCGCCGCCCGAGCAGTTCACCGGCCACCATGTCGACGGGGTCCTGGTGGACGTCTGGGCGCTCGGCGCCACGCTGTACACCCTGCTGGCCGGCCGGTCCCCGTTTGTGCTGCCGGGGGCGGACAACTCCCAGCGGGAGCTGATCTCACGGATCACCAACTTGCCGGTGCCCAAGCTGGGCCGCGCCGATGTCCCGGAATCCCTGGAACTGGCGCTCGCGACGGCGATGGCCAAGGCCGCACCATCCCGATACTCCTCGGCGCACGCTTTCGCACTGGCCCTGCAGCGGATCCAGGCCGAGCTGAACCTCTCCGTGACACCGTTCGAGGTCCTGGAGGAACCGCGCGCGGAGGAAAACCATCCGGACGACGGCTTCGAAGAAACCAGGGTCCGCAGCGTCGCCGCGATCGACCCGGACGCCACCGGCAACACACCGACCTTCCCGGCCCGGTTCGGCGGCGCTGACACCAGTTCCACAGTGGACAACGCAACAACGTTCAACAACGCAACCATCCACCGCCCGCCGGCGCTGCCGGCCTTCGAGGCCCCCGTAACCGGAGCCGCCGAAGGAGCTGCGGCCCCCGAAGATGACCTTGCGGCCACGGTCAACCGCTCCAGCACGGCCCCCGCGGCCAGCCCAAACGACGGCGCGGAGGCCCACCCGGCCGGCCACGGCCGACGCACGCTGCTGCTCTCGATTGTCGGCGGCACCGTCCTGGTGGCCGCCGCCGTGCTCGGAATAGTTGCGTCAACCACCGGGTCCGAGCCGGCTCCGAAAGCCACCGACCAGGTCAGCAAACCGCCCGCCGACGCCCTGGACAACGGCACAGTGCCCGACGTCACCGCGCTGGCCGGGGTGGCCGGGGCGGCCGGGAAGGTCAGCTTCACTTGGACCAACCCGCAGCCGAAACCCGGCGACAGCTACAAGTGGCGGGTCCACACTCTCAAGGGTGACGGGGACTACCAGTCGTCCGCCGGGCCGGCCGCTGAAATTGCCGCGAATCCGGCCGAACCCAGCTGCATTCAGGTGATGATCGTCCGCACCGACGGGGCGTCTTCGCCGCTGGGTCCGGATTCGATCGCCTGCGTCAGCAAATAG
- a CDS encoding FtsK/SpoIIIE domain-containing protein → MRIRLTLRRDPAEAKDLAVTVDGLATVADIATQLWAADPSRRGTAPPPNLSLSIEEAFAAGGMKGSVLDRGDNLLESGLRPGSIVSLARLSEQFGTPGASRGPAAATLRVLSGPDVGREFSLPSGTSYLGRGRDADVRLTDPLTSKRHARITVGETVEIVDTNSANGLLMDGLPVTRATLNSSDTVALGDTTVSVVSLGTGHSSAPSSPLIDFNRSPRVVPRFELQKRMLPAGPKRQEHHAFPYIMLLAPLMMGGILFAVTQNVLSVVFMLMMPLFIVGHYVDQKLQAKRERKEQLKQFRESMAAFRAETTRLQNVERSVRLQETPSVSDTVDSIYKLGPLLWTHRPEHTGFLGLRFGLGTAPSRIQFEEPNSSDTEAEYMAEIQQCLAQFRDIEGVPIVSQLRSAGSFGLAGPRGLVDDVARGMVLQLAGLHSPAEVVLAAITSAQSKERWEWLQWLPHVGSGHSPLSGDHLAAGPGGGSALLSRLEDLIDQREAASQTPRPVLRPGVDPLSTDLAGPLLPTVLVVVEDDAPVDRGRLTRMLERGPDSGVHVMWVASSVQQLPAACRDFMAIDGEHGTTTGQVRLGRHTFPVSCESLDAGLAAQLARMLTPVVDVGKPLEDESDLPRAVSYATLIGKDFLDKPAVVAERWTENNSVRASAVPNRKDNGTLRALVGSKGIEPLYLDLKNEGPHALVGGTTGAGKSEFLQSWVMGMAAAYSPDRVSFLFVDYKGGAAFADCLQLPHTVGLVTDLSQHLVRRALTSLRAELHYRERLLNRKKAKDLLELQREADPDAPPYLIIIVDEFAALATEVPEFVDGVVDVAARGRSLGLHLILATQRPAGVIKESLRANTNLRVALRMADEDDAIDILGVPTAAYFDPSIPGRGAAKTGPGRIQGFQTGYAGGWTTEKPQRPQIEIVEMAFGSGPAWAAPVPENPVQEEAAGLNDIARMTANIIKAADVLSIEPPRKPWLDELATTYDFSRLPNPRTDERLLLGVADDPAHQDQPTVFYEPDRDGNMAIYGTGGSGKSAALRGIAIAAAVTPRGGPVNIYGIDCGSSGLKMLDGLPHVGEIINGDDVERVGRLLRWLRDLADDRAARYSEVRASTIVEYRTLAEQPAEKRIFVLVDGMSAFREAYEYSKLSALWDIFLQLATDGRPLGIHLVISGDRPNSVPASLLASIQRRLVLRLSSEDDYLSMDVPKDVLGQASPPGRGLLGNLEVQLAVLGGNSNLAVQAREVNKLSQAMLRQGVEPAPQIERLPDHIDLDILPAGSPDLPVIGVDDETLQPAEILAKGPLLLAGPPGAGRTVALVTLAYALRRSNPGVELFYIGSRRSAAASLKLWDRSVVGADDVEEALDELVDYSTGTPGKLAIFIEGLTDFTDTGAESGIERLVTASIKAEQWVVGESETSTWSSAWSLAQPFKSGRRGLLLNPGDIDGDSLLSTSLGRISTDFVPGRGYIVGRGKVRKLQLALPPENRN, encoded by the coding sequence GTGAGAATCCGACTGACGCTGCGCCGCGACCCGGCCGAAGCGAAAGACCTTGCCGTCACCGTTGACGGGCTAGCCACCGTGGCTGACATCGCCACCCAGCTTTGGGCGGCCGACCCCTCCCGGCGGGGCACTGCGCCGCCGCCAAACCTGTCCTTGAGCATCGAGGAAGCCTTCGCCGCCGGCGGCATGAAGGGCAGCGTCCTGGACCGCGGGGACAACCTGCTCGAATCCGGGCTGCGGCCGGGCTCCATTGTCTCGCTCGCCCGGCTCAGCGAGCAGTTCGGGACGCCCGGGGCGAGCCGCGGTCCGGCGGCGGCAACGCTGCGTGTGCTCTCCGGACCCGACGTCGGACGCGAATTCTCGCTGCCCTCGGGCACCAGCTACCTCGGCCGCGGCCGCGACGCCGACGTCCGGCTCACGGACCCCCTGACTTCCAAGCGGCACGCCCGCATCACTGTCGGCGAGACAGTCGAGATCGTGGACACAAATTCGGCCAACGGGCTGTTGATGGACGGGCTGCCGGTCACCCGCGCGACGCTTAACTCCTCGGACACGGTGGCCCTGGGCGACACAACCGTCTCCGTGGTCTCCCTTGGCACCGGGCACAGCTCCGCGCCAAGCTCCCCGTTGATCGACTTCAACCGCTCCCCGCGGGTGGTGCCGCGCTTCGAACTGCAAAAACGGATGCTCCCGGCCGGACCCAAGCGCCAGGAGCACCACGCCTTCCCGTACATCATGCTGCTGGCGCCGCTGATGATGGGCGGAATCCTGTTTGCCGTCACCCAAAATGTGCTCTCGGTGGTGTTTATGCTGATGATGCCGTTGTTCATCGTGGGCCATTACGTAGACCAGAAGCTGCAGGCCAAACGGGAACGGAAGGAACAGCTAAAGCAGTTCCGCGAGTCGATGGCGGCGTTCCGGGCCGAAACTACGCGGCTGCAGAACGTGGAACGCTCCGTCCGGCTGCAGGAAACACCCTCGGTCAGTGACACCGTGGACTCGATCTACAAGCTCGGCCCGCTGCTCTGGACCCACCGGCCCGAGCACACCGGATTCCTGGGACTTCGCTTCGGCCTGGGCACCGCGCCCTCAAGGATCCAGTTCGAAGAGCCCAACAGCAGCGATACCGAAGCCGAGTACATGGCCGAAATCCAGCAGTGCCTGGCACAGTTCCGGGACATCGAAGGTGTGCCGATCGTCTCGCAGTTGCGCTCCGCCGGCTCCTTCGGCCTCGCCGGTCCCCGCGGCCTGGTCGACGATGTTGCCCGCGGGATGGTCTTGCAGCTCGCGGGCCTGCATTCGCCAGCGGAAGTGGTGCTGGCCGCCATCACCTCGGCGCAATCCAAGGAACGCTGGGAGTGGCTGCAGTGGCTCCCGCACGTCGGCTCCGGCCACAGCCCGCTCAGCGGCGACCATCTTGCCGCCGGCCCGGGGGGCGGCTCGGCCCTGCTGTCAAGGCTGGAAGACCTGATCGACCAGCGCGAGGCAGCATCCCAGACGCCCCGCCCCGTCCTGCGGCCCGGCGTCGACCCGCTCAGCACCGACCTTGCCGGGCCGCTGCTGCCCACCGTGCTGGTGGTCGTCGAGGACGACGCCCCGGTGGACCGCGGCAGGCTCACCCGGATGCTCGAACGCGGCCCCGACTCGGGGGTACACGTGATGTGGGTGGCTTCGTCGGTGCAGCAACTGCCGGCCGCGTGCCGGGACTTTATGGCCATCGACGGCGAGCACGGAACCACCACCGGCCAGGTCCGGCTCGGCCGGCACACCTTCCCGGTGAGCTGCGAAAGCCTCGATGCCGGCCTGGCAGCCCAACTGGCGCGGATGCTCACCCCCGTTGTGGACGTCGGCAAGCCGCTCGAGGACGAATCCGACCTGCCCCGGGCAGTTTCCTACGCCACCTTGATCGGCAAGGATTTCCTGGACAAGCCGGCCGTCGTGGCCGAACGCTGGACCGAGAACAACTCCGTCCGGGCCTCCGCGGTGCCCAACCGCAAGGACAACGGCACGCTCCGGGCACTGGTCGGCTCCAAAGGCATCGAACCGCTCTACCTCGACCTCAAAAACGAGGGACCGCACGCACTTGTTGGCGGCACCACCGGCGCCGGAAAATCCGAGTTCCTGCAGTCCTGGGTGATGGGAATGGCCGCAGCGTACAGCCCGGACCGGGTAAGTTTCCTTTTCGTTGACTACAAGGGCGGCGCCGCGTTCGCGGACTGCCTGCAGCTGCCGCACACCGTGGGCTTGGTCACCGACCTGTCCCAGCACCTTGTCCGCCGTGCCTTGACCTCCCTGCGGGCCGAACTGCACTACCGCGAACGGCTGTTGAACCGGAAAAAGGCCAAGGACCTGCTGGAGCTCCAGCGCGAAGCGGACCCGGACGCGCCGCCGTACCTGATCATCATTGTGGACGAGTTCGCGGCGTTGGCCACCGAAGTCCCGGAGTTTGTCGACGGCGTGGTGGACGTCGCCGCCCGCGGCCGCTCCCTGGGCCTGCACCTGATCCTGGCCACCCAGCGCCCGGCCGGGGTGATCAAGGAAAGCCTGCGCGCCAACACCAACCTGCGGGTGGCGCTGCGGATGGCCGATGAGGATGACGCGATCGACATCCTCGGCGTGCCGACGGCTGCGTACTTCGACCCCTCCATTCCCGGACGCGGCGCCGCCAAGACCGGTCCCGGCCGGATCCAGGGCTTCCAGACCGGTTACGCCGGCGGCTGGACCACCGAGAAGCCGCAGCGGCCGCAGATCGAGATCGTCGAGATGGCCTTCGGCTCAGGTCCGGCCTGGGCCGCGCCGGTACCCGAGAACCCGGTGCAGGAAGAAGCGGCGGGTCTGAACGACATCGCCAGGATGACGGCGAACATCATCAAAGCCGCCGACGTACTCTCCATCGAGCCTCCCCGCAAACCCTGGCTCGACGAACTCGCCACGACCTATGACTTCTCCCGGCTGCCCAACCCCCGCACTGACGAACGGCTGCTCTTGGGCGTCGCGGACGACCCGGCGCACCAGGACCAGCCCACGGTGTTCTACGAGCCGGACCGGGACGGCAACATGGCCATCTACGGCACCGGCGGATCCGGCAAGTCCGCTGCCCTGCGCGGCATCGCGATCGCCGCCGCTGTCACCCCGCGCGGCGGCCCGGTAAACATCTATGGCATCGATTGCGGCTCCTCGGGGCTGAAGATGCTCGACGGACTGCCGCACGTCGGCGAAATCATCAACGGCGACGACGTCGAGCGGGTCGGCCGGCTGCTGCGCTGGCTCCGGGACCTGGCCGACGACCGGGCGGCCCGCTACTCGGAGGTCCGGGCGTCGACCATCGTGGAGTACCGGACCCTGGCGGAGCAGCCGGCGGAAAAGCGGATCTTTGTGCTGGTGGACGGTATGTCCGCCTTCCGGGAAGCCTACGAATACAGCAAGCTCTCCGCGTTATGGGACATCTTCCTGCAGCTCGCCACCGACGGCCGTCCGCTCGGCATCCACCTTGTCATCAGCGGGGACCGGCCCAACTCGGTGCCGGCGTCGCTGCTGGCCTCGATCCAGCGCCGGCTGGTGCTGCGGCTGTCCTCCGAGGACGACTACCTCTCGATGGATGTGCCCAAGGACGTCCTGGGCCAGGCCTCGCCTCCGGGGCGCGGCCTGCTGGGCAACCTCGAAGTGCAGCTCGCCGTGCTTGGCGGCAACTCCAACCTGGCCGTGCAGGCCCGCGAGGTCAACAAACTCAGCCAGGCCATGCTGCGCCAAGGCGTCGAACCGGCCCCGCAGATTGAACGCCTGCCGGACCACATCGACCTCGACATCCTGCCCGCCGGCAGCCCTGACCTGCCGGTCATCGGCGTCGACGACGAAACGCTCCAGCCCGCCGAGATCCTGGCCAAGGGCCCGCTGCTCCTCGCCGGCCCTCCCGGTGCCGGCCGCACCGTGGCACTGGTGACCCTTGCCTACGCGCTGCGCCGGTCAAACCCCGGCGTCGAACTTTTCTACATCGGTTCCCGCCGCTCGGCGGCAGCGTCCCTGAAGCTCTGGGACCGTTCCGTGGTGGGCGCCGACGACGTCGAGGAGGCACTTGACGAACTGGTGGACTACTCCACCGGCACCCCGGGCAAGCTCGCAATCTTCATCGAGGGGCTGACCGACTTCACCGACACAGGGGCGGAATCCGGGATCGAACGGCTCGTCACGGCCTCGATCAAGGCCGAACAGTGGGTGGTGGGCGAGTCCGAAACCTCCACCTGGTCCTCGGCCTGGTCCCTCGCGCAACCGTTCAAGTCCGGCCGCCGGGGCCTGCTGCTGAACCCGGGCGACATCGACGGCGACAGCCTGCTCAGCACCTCGCTGGGCCGGATCAGCACCGACTTCGTCCCCGGCCGCGGCTACATCGTGGGCCGCGGCAAGGTCCGCAAACTCCAGCTCGCGCTGCCGCCGGAGAACCGGAACTAG
- the arsA gene encoding arsenical pump-driving ATPase has protein sequence MKFLENTPRFLFFTGKGGVGKTSVACATALTLARAGKAVMLVSTDPASNVGQVFGIRIGNSVTPIPAVPGLSALEIDPEQAAEAYRERIIAPVRGLLPETELAGIAESLSGSCTTEIASFDEFTSLLADDTAYGDYDHIIFDTAPTGHTIRLLQLPGSWTDFLEAGKGDPSCLGPLSGLEKHKQVYAKAVQALTDPARTRLVLVSRAQTSSLTEIERTYRELNQIGIGGGYVVVNGVLPPAAGAEQLAQALRAREAAALAAIPEAVAGLPRDVLDLKPGNMVGIAALESLFAPTSGAAITGDAALLPEIADAPLAALVDDVELDGHGLVMCMGKGGVGKTTVAAAIAVALARRGHAVHLTTTDPAAHLTETLHGSIPGLTVSRIDPEAAIQEYREHVMATKGRSLDDDGRAALAEDLMSPCTDEVAVFRQFSRVVQESRRHFVVIDTAPTGHTLLLLDATGSYHREIARQVGDTMGFVTPLMRLQDPAQTKVVLVTLAETTPVLEAEELQKDLERAGIHPWAWVINNSIAAAHPQTPFLRARAASEIEQITKVHTLTDRFALIPLLPEEPIGEEKLSALTALSSPPAV, from the coding sequence GTGAAGTTTCTTGAGAACACGCCCCGTTTTTTGTTCTTTACCGGCAAGGGCGGCGTGGGCAAGACCTCCGTAGCATGCGCAACAGCGCTCACCCTGGCCAGGGCCGGCAAGGCAGTCATGCTGGTCAGCACCGACCCCGCCTCCAATGTTGGCCAGGTCTTCGGCATAAGAATCGGGAACAGTGTCACTCCCATCCCGGCCGTGCCGGGACTCTCCGCCTTGGAAATTGACCCGGAGCAGGCGGCCGAGGCCTACCGCGAGCGGATCATTGCCCCCGTCCGCGGCCTCCTTCCCGAGACCGAACTGGCCGGCATCGCCGAGAGCCTGTCCGGTTCCTGCACCACGGAGATTGCCTCCTTCGATGAGTTCACCAGCCTGCTCGCCGACGACACGGCCTACGGGGACTACGACCACATCATCTTCGATACCGCCCCGACGGGTCACACGATCCGGCTGCTGCAGCTGCCCGGCTCGTGGACCGATTTCCTCGAGGCCGGCAAAGGCGATCCGTCCTGCCTCGGACCCCTCTCAGGGCTGGAAAAGCACAAGCAGGTCTACGCCAAGGCGGTCCAGGCACTCACTGACCCGGCGAGGACCCGGCTTGTCCTGGTCAGCCGGGCGCAGACCTCGTCGCTGACCGAGATCGAGCGGACCTATCGGGAACTGAACCAGATCGGAATCGGGGGAGGTTACGTCGTTGTCAACGGCGTCCTGCCGCCTGCCGCCGGTGCGGAGCAGCTCGCACAGGCCCTGCGCGCCCGGGAAGCCGCGGCCCTCGCTGCCATTCCCGAGGCGGTCGCCGGCCTGCCACGCGATGTCCTGGATCTGAAGCCGGGGAACATGGTCGGCATTGCGGCGCTTGAATCCCTGTTCGCGCCCACTTCCGGCGCCGCGATCACTGGTGATGCCGCGCTGCTCCCCGAGATTGCGGACGCCCCGCTGGCTGCCCTGGTGGACGACGTCGAGCTCGACGGCCACGGCCTCGTGATGTGCATGGGCAAGGGCGGCGTCGGGAAGACCACCGTCGCTGCGGCCATTGCGGTTGCCCTGGCCAGGCGCGGGCATGCGGTCCACCTCACCACGACCGATCCGGCAGCGCACCTGACCGAAACCCTCCATGGCTCCATTCCGGGCCTGACGGTTTCGCGCATCGATCCGGAGGCAGCCATCCAGGAGTACCGCGAACACGTGATGGCGACCAAGGGCAGGAGCCTGGACGATGACGGACGCGCGGCCCTGGCCGAGGACCTGATGTCCCCGTGCACGGACGAAGTTGCGGTGTTCCGGCAGTTCTCCAGGGTGGTCCAGGAGTCCCGCCGGCACTTTGTGGTGATCGACACGGCACCGACCGGCCACACCCTGCTGCTGCTGGACGCCACCGGTTCGTACCACCGGGAGATCGCCCGCCAGGTTGGCGACACCATGGGATTCGTAACACCGCTTATGCGGCTGCAGGACCCGGCCCAGACCAAGGTTGTCCTCGTTACGCTGGCCGAAACCACACCGGTCCTGGAAGCCGAAGAGCTGCAGAAAGACCTGGAAAGGGCGGGAATCCACCCGTGGGCCTGGGTCATCAACAACTCGATCGCCGCAGCACACCCGCAGACGCCGTTCCTGCGGGCCCGCGCCGCGAGCGAAATCGAACAGATCACGAAGGTGCACACCCTGACGGACCGGTTCGCCCTCATTCCGTTGCTGCCCGAAGAACCCATTGG